From a region of the Streptococcus ruminantium genome:
- a CDS encoding TVP38/TMEM64 family protein, translated as MYKFWQKTIQILSVLTLIGTIGFLFWLYKIGILNDQNVLSDLIKSQGTLGILSFLAIQIIQVVFPIIPGGVTTVVGFLVFHFWLGFFLNYIGISIGSIILFWLARRYGKKFCLLFMSEETFHKYESKIDNKRSYEIFFIFCMLSPISPADIVVMITGLTSMSYRKFITITLLCRPFSVVAYSFFWIYGSQWLRQLLG; from the coding sequence ATGTATAAATTTTGGCAAAAAACGATTCAAATTTTAAGTGTTCTCACCCTTATTGGAACCATTGGTTTTCTATTTTGGCTCTATAAGATTGGTATTTTAAATGACCAAAATGTTTTGAGCGATCTGATAAAAAGTCAAGGAACTTTGGGGATTCTCTCCTTCTTGGCAATTCAAATCATCCAGGTTGTTTTCCCGATTATTCCTGGTGGTGTTACAACTGTTGTTGGCTTCTTGGTATTTCATTTTTGGTTGGGATTTTTCCTCAACTACATTGGTATCTCTATAGGAAGTATCATCCTCTTCTGGTTGGCACGTCGCTATGGGAAAAAATTCTGCCTACTATTCATGTCCGAAGAAACTTTCCACAAGTATGAAAGTAAGATTGATAATAAGCGTAGCTATGAAATTTTCTTCATTTTCTGCATGCTTTCCCCTATTTCTCCTGCGGACATTGTGGTGATGATTACCGGCTTGACCAGTATGAGTTATCGCAAGTTTATCACTATCACCTTACTTTGTCGTCCCTTCTCCGTTGTGGCTTACAGTTTCTTC
- a CDS encoding AraC family transcriptional regulator, which produces MLFSELNTDTSDLSIDFYGYEDCAPSYSFGPAIRDNYVLHYITKGKGTFYYNNQEIHLSAGDLFLLKPNEVTFYQADKRNPWSYYWIGMGGNKSQDYIELSSIGIDAYLRNSLKKSTSKVAQQIIKLIAKAESRERTTRNQLELFSQAYKLLFELSRASPNLEVSQLSQAEKICQECRHMIEMHYNIDGLSISTIAEDLNVNRSYLTTLFKKFHHVSPKEYLLQVRMRRAKQLLEGTEEPIKVIAYSVGFMDPLYFSKVFRDFYHMSPSQCRKTPLLSVSK; this is translated from the coding sequence ATGTTGTTTTCTGAATTAAATACAGATACCAGTGACTTATCCATCGACTTCTACGGCTATGAGGATTGCGCTCCTTCCTACTCATTTGGACCAGCTATCCGAGACAACTACGTTCTCCACTACATCACCAAAGGAAAGGGGACATTTTACTACAACAATCAAGAAATTCACCTGTCTGCTGGAGATTTATTTCTCCTAAAACCAAATGAAGTGACATTTTATCAAGCAGATAAAAGGAACCCCTGGTCTTATTATTGGATCGGAATGGGAGGGAACAAATCCCAAGATTATATTGAGTTGTCCAGTATCGGCATTGATGCCTATCTCCGCAACAGTCTGAAAAAGTCAACTTCAAAAGTTGCTCAACAAATCATAAAATTGATTGCCAAGGCAGAATCTAGGGAAAGAACAACTAGAAATCAGCTGGAGCTTTTCAGCCAAGCCTATAAATTACTCTTTGAACTTAGTAGAGCTTCACCAAATCTAGAGGTCAGTCAACTTAGTCAGGCTGAAAAAATTTGTCAAGAATGTCGTCATATGATTGAGATGCATTATAATATTGATGGTTTGTCCATCTCGACCATCGCAGAAGATTTAAATGTCAACCGCTCTTACCTGACGACTCTCTTTAAAAAATTCCACCATGTTAGTCCTAAAGAATACCTATTGCAGGTTCGAATGAGACGAGCTAAACAATTACTTGAAGGAACAGAGGAACCCATCAAGGTTATTGCCTATTCTGTTGGTTTTATGGATCCTCTTTATTTCTCCAAAGTCTTCAGAGATTTTTATCACATGTCACCAAGTCAATGCCGCAAAACACCACTTTTGTCCGTTTCCAAATGA
- a CDS encoding alpha-galactosidase, producing the protein MINYQESTSLFHLQSVDFSYVLQVLENGLLVHRYFGKKVNHFSRDNKITYLDRAFSPNPISKDRTFSLDTLPLEYSSNGLGDFRTSAIELRNEKGTSLDLRYKDHRIFVGKKDLVGLPASFGGDEEVETLEIDLYDELIDVTVTLTYSLFSRANYLTRSALIQTGREATHIEKALSMTLDLPHKDFTIHTLTGRYGYEKEWTRTPLTQGKYSVGSIRGASSHSRTPFIALADPDASEDAGEIYTAQLVYSGNFIAFAETTALHTTRLGIGLNDEKFNWKLEAYSSFQAPEALLSYTSKGFTGLTKDSQNFIRHHLVRGNWAHKERPILINNWEATYFDFTEEKIVDLAKSAKETGIELFVLDDGWFGKRNSDTCSLGDWVENRQKLPSGLNGLAKKITDLGMKFGLWFEPEMVSEDSDLYRAHPDWTIQTTGRSHTYSREQLVLDLSKDEVCDYLIESVSSVLQSANISYVKWDMNRNITNIPELQANHEKHEFYHRYILGLYRVLETLHQRFPEILFESCSGGGGRNDLGLLYYMPQAWASDNTDAIGRLSIQDGTGLIFPSIAVGSHVSAVPNHQTGRITSLATRGNVAMLGNLGYELDLHALTKDDLQEIEQEVKNYKSIRHTVQFGDYYRLKKTNNTHAYNYVNEDKSQVVFTFIKILSQPEAPLLHVKLKGLDEKALYYSKELDASFYGDELMNIGLTMPHIQKDYFSVQYIFHKQ; encoded by the coding sequence ATGATCAATTATCAAGAAAGTACATCGCTGTTTCATTTGCAGTCTGTTGACTTCTCTTATGTTCTTCAGGTTTTAGAAAATGGACTCTTGGTTCATCGTTACTTTGGAAAAAAAGTAAATCATTTTAGTAGAGACAATAAAATAACATACCTGGATCGAGCTTTCTCACCCAATCCAATTAGTAAGGATCGGACTTTTTCACTAGATACCTTGCCACTTGAGTATTCTAGCAATGGTTTAGGAGATTTTCGAACATCTGCCATTGAATTGCGAAACGAAAAGGGAACAAGTCTGGATTTACGCTACAAGGATCATCGGATTTTTGTAGGGAAAAAAGACCTAGTTGGTTTGCCAGCAAGTTTCGGTGGAGATGAAGAGGTGGAAACCTTAGAGATTGACCTCTACGATGAATTGATAGATGTGACAGTAACACTAACCTATAGTCTCTTTTCAAGAGCCAACTACTTAACAAGGTCTGCCTTGATTCAGACGGGGAGAGAAGCAACTCACATTGAAAAAGCTTTGTCTATGACACTGGATTTACCACATAAGGATTTCACCATTCATACGCTTACTGGTCGCTATGGCTATGAAAAAGAATGGACTAGAACTCCTTTGACACAAGGCAAATATTCTGTGGGGAGCATCCGTGGAGCTTCTAGTCATTCGAGAACCCCTTTTATTGCTTTGGCTGATCCAGATGCAAGTGAGGATGCAGGTGAGATTTACACGGCACAATTGGTTTATTCAGGCAATTTTATAGCCTTTGCAGAAACAACCGCTCTTCACACTACGAGACTAGGAATTGGTCTCAATGATGAAAAATTCAATTGGAAGTTAGAAGCCTATAGCTCCTTCCAAGCGCCAGAAGCCTTACTTTCCTATACTTCAAAGGGGTTTACGGGCTTGACAAAGGATAGTCAAAATTTTATTCGTCATCACTTAGTTAGAGGGAATTGGGCTCATAAAGAACGACCGATTCTCATTAACAACTGGGAAGCAACATATTTTGATTTTACTGAAGAAAAGATTGTCGACTTGGCAAAATCAGCTAAAGAAACTGGGATTGAACTCTTTGTCTTGGATGATGGTTGGTTTGGAAAACGCAATTCAGATACCTGTTCATTAGGTGATTGGGTGGAAAACCGCCAAAAATTACCATCTGGTTTAAATGGTCTAGCAAAAAAAATTACTGATTTAGGCATGAAATTTGGACTCTGGTTTGAGCCAGAAATGGTTTCTGAAGATAGTGATTTATATCGGGCACATCCAGACTGGACTATTCAGACCACTGGGAGAAGTCACACCTATAGTCGAGAACAATTGGTTTTGGACTTATCAAAAGATGAAGTTTGTGATTACCTAATTGAATCTGTCTCAAGTGTTCTTCAGTCTGCTAACATTTCTTATGTCAAGTGGGATATGAACCGCAATATAACCAACATTCCTGAACTTCAGGCTAATCATGAGAAACATGAATTTTACCATCGCTATATATTGGGGCTTTACAGAGTTTTGGAAACACTCCATCAGCGTTTTCCAGAAATTCTTTTTGAGTCCTGCTCAGGTGGTGGTGGTCGAAATGATCTTGGTTTACTCTATTATATGCCACAAGCTTGGGCTAGTGACAATACGGATGCCATCGGACGTCTCTCTATTCAGGACGGGACAGGATTAATTTTCCCATCTATTGCAGTTGGTTCTCATGTTTCCGCAGTGCCCAATCATCAAACAGGTCGCATTACTTCGCTTGCAACTAGGGGAAATGTAGCTATGCTTGGAAATCTAGGTTATGAATTGGATCTGCATGCTTTGACTAAAGACGATCTTCAAGAAATTGAACAAGAAGTCAAAAACTACAAATCAATTCGCCATACCGTTCAATTCGGTGATTATTATCGACTCAAGAAAACCAACAATACTCATGCCTACAATTATGTCAATGAAGACAAGAGCCAAGTTGTTTTCACCTTCATAAAAATTCTCTCTCAACCAGAAGCACCATTGCTACATGTCAAACTCAAGGGACTGGATGAGAAGGCGCTATACTATTCTAAGGAATTAGATGCCAGCTTTTACGGAGACGAACTCATGAACATAGGCTTAACCATGCCACATATTCAAAAAGATTACTTTAGTGTTCAATATATATTTCATAAACAATAG
- a CDS encoding extracellular solute-binding protein — translation MKFKSILKCATMVAFASFLAACGNSQSGGGSVAKEVEFFSQKPEMQATLQEIVDDYNKSQDEVKVKLTSVPDPGTVLKTRIANGEAPDVINIYPQNADFKGWAADGQFVDLTDESEILGNLNDGAAKAYAVDDKIYNVPLTTNVSGIYYNKTAFEKLGIQVPKSLAEFQENVKKIRDAGQTPFAEALGDSWTVNGYAQLAWIQSAGSAKEANEALRFSDKGGIKVNDVTKNVAAYLNLMAGNGQANSDGALYADTVAAFAEGKALMMPNGSWALTVIKQQEPKFEVGFFPMPGLTVDAPAMTVGAADLAVSISADSKNVDGAKAFVKYLSSKEAMQKYYDVDGSPTSVTGVKTEGKFEELADVAKLAFTDQQAIWLHSEWTSEETFWDANVSYIKNQDLDAYTKALNTFFDTMK, via the coding sequence ATGAAATTCAAATCTATTCTTAAATGTGCAACAATGGTTGCCTTTGCTAGCTTCTTAGCTGCTTGTGGTAACTCTCAATCAGGTGGTGGTTCAGTTGCCAAAGAGGTTGAGTTCTTCTCACAAAAACCTGAGATGCAAGCTACTTTGCAAGAAATCGTTGATGATTACAACAAATCTCAAGATGAAGTGAAAGTTAAATTGACAAGTGTTCCAGATCCAGGAACAGTATTGAAAACACGTATTGCTAATGGTGAGGCGCCAGATGTCATCAATATTTACCCACAAAATGCTGATTTTAAAGGCTGGGCAGCAGATGGTCAATTTGTAGATTTAACAGATGAATCAGAAATTCTTGGTAACCTAAATGATGGTGCTGCGAAAGCCTATGCAGTCGATGACAAAATTTATAATGTACCATTGACAACAAATGTTTCTGGCATCTATTACAATAAAACTGCCTTTGAAAAACTAGGTATTCAAGTACCAAAAAGTTTGGCAGAATTCCAAGAAAACGTTAAGAAAATTAGAGATGCAGGACAAACTCCATTTGCAGAAGCTTTAGGTGACTCTTGGACAGTAAACGGTTATGCACAATTAGCTTGGATTCAAAGCGCTGGAAGTGCCAAAGAAGCAAATGAAGCACTTCGCTTCAGTGATAAAGGTGGCATTAAGGTCAATGATGTAACAAAAAACGTTGCTGCTTACCTGAACCTCATGGCAGGTAACGGTCAAGCCAACTCTGACGGTGCTCTTTATGCAGATACAGTTGCAGCCTTTGCAGAAGGGAAGGCCTTGATGATGCCAAATGGTTCATGGGCTTTGACAGTTATCAAACAACAAGAACCAAAATTTGAAGTTGGATTCTTCCCAATGCCAGGTTTGACAGTAGATGCACCAGCAATGACAGTCGGAGCAGCTGACTTGGCTGTATCTATCTCAGCAGATTCTAAGAATGTGGATGGTGCCAAAGCGTTTGTCAAATACCTAAGCTCAAAAGAAGCTATGCAAAAATACTATGATGTTGATGGATCACCAACTTCTGTAACAGGTGTAAAAACAGAAGGTAAATTTGAAGAGCTTGCAGATGTTGCCAAATTGGCCTTCACTGACCAACAAGCCATCTGGTTGCATTCTGAGTGGACCTCAGAAGAAACATTCTGGGATGCTAACGTTTCTTACATTAAGAACCAAGACTTGGATGCTTATACCAAAGCATTGAACACATTCTTTGATACCATGAAGTAA
- a CDS encoding carbohydrate ABC transporter permease produces the protein MNKKGFTSKYWAYSFVAIPVLLQLIFFFYPLVNGFIYSMTDWTGLTRNFNFIGLDNYIKVFHDQAFYRSLGFTIIFTIALVIGEIVIGTWLATLLNRKIKAVGFFRTWYFFPAVLSTVTIGLIFSQLFNYGLPQIGELLKIDWLSSNLLFQEKSVFWSVLFVALWQGLAMPVVILLSGLQSIPEEIKEAAAIDGANKRQQFFQIELPFLLPSISMVFILAMKSGLTAFDLIYSLTKGGPDGATKTLGLLVYDNAFTNNQFGYANAIAVVLFVIITIISVVQITLSKKYEV, from the coding sequence ATGAACAAAAAAGGATTTACCAGCAAATACTGGGCGTACAGTTTTGTGGCGATTCCTGTCTTACTTCAGCTCATTTTCTTCTTTTACCCTTTAGTAAATGGATTCATTTATTCGATGACTGACTGGACAGGCTTGACCCGAAATTTCAATTTTATCGGTCTAGATAACTACATTAAAGTATTCCATGATCAAGCTTTCTACAGAAGTTTAGGGTTCACGATTATCTTTACCATTGCCTTGGTAATTGGAGAAATTGTGATTGGTACTTGGTTAGCAACCTTGCTCAATCGTAAGATTAAGGCTGTCGGTTTCTTTAGAACCTGGTATTTCTTCCCAGCAGTGCTGTCAACAGTAACCATCGGTTTGATTTTTAGCCAACTCTTTAACTATGGACTACCACAAATTGGGGAGTTATTGAAAATTGACTGGCTCAGTTCCAACCTTCTTTTCCAAGAAAAATCAGTGTTCTGGTCTGTTCTATTTGTTGCACTTTGGCAAGGTCTTGCCATGCCAGTGGTCATCCTTTTGTCCGGTTTGCAATCTATCCCAGAAGAGATCAAAGAAGCAGCAGCTATTGATGGAGCAAACAAACGTCAACAATTCTTTCAAATTGAATTGCCATTCCTGTTGCCGTCCATCAGCATGGTCTTTATCTTGGCTATGAAATCTGGTTTGACAGCTTTTGATTTGATTTATTCTTTGACCAAAGGTGGTCCAGATGGGGCAACCAAAACATTGGGATTATTGGTCTACGACAATGCCTTTACCAATAACCAGTTCGGCTATGCTAATGCCATTGCAGTAGTACTCTTTGTGATTATTACCATCATCTCTGTGGTACAAATTACTCTATCCAAAAAATATGAAGTGTGA
- a CDS encoding carbohydrate ABC transporter permease, whose protein sequence is MKFKKQNNIITYIVLVTGILLMLIPLAVTIISAFKTTKEITGNFFGLPEEWTLVNFERLFNDGITHYFLNSAFLTVVSVGLIIIVIPMAAFAIARHMDRRKIFAIMYTLLIIGMFVPFQVIMLPMAKLMNNLKMTNLVGLTILYLTYAIPQTLFLYVGYIKTIVPTEMDEAASIDGAGRFTMYRKIIFPLMKPMHATVLIINALWVWNDFLLPLLVLNRDSSTWTLPLFQYNYQGMYFSDYGPSFASYVVGIVPILIVYLIFQKNIISGMTSGSVK, encoded by the coding sequence ATGAAATTCAAAAAACAGAATAATATTATTACCTACATTGTATTGGTAACAGGGATTCTGCTTATGTTGATTCCTCTTGCGGTGACCATTATCAGTGCCTTTAAAACAACAAAGGAAATCACTGGGAACTTCTTTGGTTTACCAGAAGAGTGGACACTGGTCAACTTTGAGCGATTGTTCAATGATGGTATTACCCATTATTTCTTGAACTCTGCTTTTCTTACCGTTGTGAGTGTGGGCTTAATTATTATCGTTATTCCTATGGCAGCTTTTGCCATTGCCCGTCATATGGATCGTAGAAAAATCTTTGCCATCATGTACACGCTCTTGATTATTGGGATGTTTGTGCCATTCCAAGTTATCATGCTGCCAATGGCTAAATTAATGAACAACTTGAAAATGACAAATCTTGTTGGTTTGACAATTCTCTATCTGACCTATGCTATTCCTCAGACACTATTTCTCTATGTCGGTTATATCAAAACCATCGTACCGACTGAGATGGATGAAGCAGCATCTATCGATGGGGCTGGTCGCTTTACTATGTACCGCAAGATTATTTTCCCACTAATGAAGCCTATGCATGCGACGGTTTTAATTATCAATGCTCTTTGGGTATGGAATGACTTCCTCTTGCCCCTATTGGTTCTCAATCGGGATTCCAGCACTTGGACTTTGCCACTTTTCCAATACAACTATCAAGGCATGTATTTCAGCGATTATGGACCATCATTTGCTTCCTATGTGGTAGGTATCGTACCAATCTTGATTGTTTATCTAATTTTCCAAAAGAATATCATCTCTGGTATGACAAGTGGTTCTGTAAAATAA
- the gtfA gene encoding sucrose phosphorylase, with the protein MTITNKIMLITYSDSLGKNLKELDENLTKYFGDAIGGVHLLPFFPSTGDRGFAPVDYEEVDSAFGNWDDVKRLGDKYYLMFDFMINHISRQSKYYKDFQEKKDDSEYADLFLRWEKFWPENRPTQEDVDLIYKRKDRAPMQEIVFADGTKEHLWNTFGEEQIDLDVTKEVTMDFIKNTIKNLAENGCDLIRLDAFAYAIKKLDTNDFFVEPEIWDLLDKIRDMAAEAGAELLPEIHEHYTIQFKIADHDYYVYDFALPMVTLHALYSGKTNQLAKWLKMSPMKQFTTLDTHDGIGVVDVKDILTDEEIDFASNELYKVGANVKRKYSSAEYNNLDIYQINSTYYSALGDDDKKYFLARLIQAFAPGIPQVYYVGFLAGKNDLDLLESTKEGRNINRHYYTSEEIAQEVQRPVVKALLKLFTYRNKSAAFDLNGSIDVATPDENSIVITRCNADKSIVSEAAINLKDLTYSVNENGQAVTFE; encoded by the coding sequence ATGACTATTACAAATAAAATCATGTTGATTACCTACTCAGACAGTTTGGGTAAAAATTTGAAAGAACTAGATGAAAATCTAACCAAGTATTTCGGAGATGCCATTGGTGGTGTGCATTTGCTACCATTCTTTCCATCAACTGGGGATCGGGGTTTTGCGCCGGTTGATTACGAGGAAGTAGATAGCGCCTTTGGAAACTGGGATGATGTCAAACGTTTGGGGGACAAGTATTACCTCATGTTTGATTTTATGATCAACCACATATCTCGTCAATCCAAATACTACAAAGATTTCCAAGAAAAGAAAGATGATTCTGAGTATGCTGACCTTTTCTTGCGTTGGGAAAAATTCTGGCCAGAAAACCGTCCAACTCAAGAAGATGTTGATTTGATTTACAAGCGTAAAGATAGAGCGCCTATGCAGGAAATTGTCTTTGCGGATGGTACAAAAGAACATCTCTGGAACACTTTTGGTGAGGAACAAATTGACCTTGATGTGACCAAAGAAGTGACGATGGACTTCATCAAGAATACTATCAAAAACTTGGCAGAAAATGGCTGTGACCTCATTCGTCTAGATGCCTTTGCCTATGCTATTAAGAAATTGGACACCAATGACTTCTTTGTAGAACCTGAAATCTGGGATTTGCTCGATAAGATCCGTGACATGGCTGCAGAAGCAGGAGCAGAGCTCTTGCCAGAAATCCATGAGCATTACACCATTCAGTTCAAGATTGCAGACCATGATTATTATGTCTATGACTTTGCCCTCCCAATGGTGACCTTACACGCGCTCTATTCGGGGAAGACCAATCAACTGGCTAAGTGGTTGAAGATGAGCCCAATGAAGCAGTTTACAACCCTTGATACCCACGATGGTATTGGTGTCGTTGATGTTAAGGACATCTTGACAGATGAAGAGATTGACTTTGCTTCTAACGAACTTTACAAGGTCGGTGCCAATGTCAAGCGGAAATACTCATCAGCTGAGTACAATAATTTGGACATATACCAAATTAACTCAACCTATTATTCTGCCCTCGGTGATGACGATAAGAAATACTTCCTTGCTCGTCTGATTCAGGCCTTTGCACCGGGTATTCCACAAGTTTACTACGTTGGTTTTTTGGCTGGTAAAAACGATCTAGATCTCCTTGAAAGTACCAAGGAGGGGCGCAACATCAACCGTCACTACTACACAAGTGAAGAAATTGCACAAGAAGTGCAACGTCCCGTCGTTAAAGCATTGCTCAAACTCTTTACTTATCGCAACAAATCGGCAGCCTTTGATTTGAACGGTAGCATTGATGTGGCGACTCCAGATGAAAATAGCATTGTCATCACTCGATGCAATGCGGACAAATCAATCGTGTCTGAAGCGGCTATTAACCTGAAGGATTTGACATATAGTGTCAATGAGAATGGACAAGCTGTAACATTTGAATAG
- a CDS encoding phage holin has product MKHFMKHLKSRVKKHMFWVGFTSLMLMLIDNILVNYFHIEITRTINQLEQTICIILSILVFLGVLNNKPDIEAEKVIKK; this is encoded by the coding sequence ATGAAGCATTTTATGAAACATTTAAAAAGTCGTGTAAAAAAGCATATGTTTTGGGTTGGTTTTACATCTTTGATGCTTATGTTGATTGATAATATTTTAGTTAATTATTTTCACATCGAGATTACTCGCACTATAAATCAACTCGAACAAACGATTTGTATCATTCTTAGTATTCTTGTCTTTTTAGGTGTCTTAAATAATAAGCCGGACATAGAGGCGGAGAAAGTTATTAAAAAGTAG
- the add gene encoding adenosine deaminase: MTVLNVNELAKTELHCHLDGSLSLEVIRQLAQMAEIEIPNRDDELRQLVSVPGKVDSLLTYLKTFDFIRPLLQTAEALELAAYDVVRQAAKDKVVYIEIRFAPELSTDQGLTILESVEAVLTGLEKATKDFGVLAKLLVCGLKQTDPSRTRDIFSAIADLAPRGLVGFDFAGNEADYPTEKLQELIRFTQSLGYPMTFHAGECGCVTNVVQSLTLGIKRIGHGTALSNQPEAIQEFVNSGATLEMCLTSNLQTGAASSLADFPYRQLLQAGAKITINTDNRTVSDTNLNKEYRLFVEHFGTNKEEFYRFNQYAVQASFASHREKECLLEQLAQHYSL; this comes from the coding sequence TTGACAGTGTTGAACGTAAATGAACTAGCCAAAACCGAGCTACATTGCCACCTAGATGGTTCTTTGTCTTTAGAAGTTATACGCCAATTGGCTCAGATGGCCGAGATTGAGATCCCCAATCGCGATGACGAATTGCGACAATTGGTCAGCGTTCCGGGAAAGGTGGATAGTCTACTTACTTATTTGAAAACTTTTGATTTTATTCGACCACTTTTGCAGACAGCAGAAGCCTTAGAACTTGCAGCTTATGATGTTGTGCGACAGGCTGCCAAGGACAAGGTGGTATATATCGAAATTCGTTTTGCACCTGAATTATCTACAGATCAAGGGTTGACAATTTTAGAAAGTGTCGAAGCTGTTTTAACAGGTCTAGAGAAAGCGACTAAGGATTTTGGTGTTCTTGCAAAACTGTTAGTTTGTGGCTTAAAACAAACCGACCCTAGTCGGACGAGAGATATTTTTTCTGCTATCGCAGATCTGGCGCCACGAGGACTTGTTGGCTTTGATTTTGCAGGAAACGAAGCAGATTATCCGACAGAAAAGCTTCAAGAACTGATTCGATTTACCCAATCTCTCGGTTATCCAATGACGTTTCATGCTGGTGAATGTGGCTGTGTGACAAATGTTGTTCAGTCATTGACCTTAGGTATTAAGCGGATTGGTCACGGTACAGCTCTTAGCAATCAACCAGAAGCCATCCAAGAGTTTGTCAATAGCGGAGCAACGCTTGAGATGTGCCTGACCTCCAATCTTCAGACCGGAGCCGCATCCTCTCTCGCAGATTTCCCTTATCGTCAATTATTACAAGCTGGGGCCAAGATTACTATCAATACGGATAATCGTACAGTTTCTGATACCAATCTAAATAAAGAATACCGATTGTTTGTAGAGCACTTTGGGACAAATAAGGAAGAATTTTATCGCTTTAATCAATATGCTGTTCAAGCCAGCTTTGCCAGTCATAGGGAGAAGGAGTGCTTACTTGAACAACTAGCTCAGCACTACAGCCTATGA
- a CDS encoding ABC transporter permease: MFRKLLKHEFQSVGKWYLGIYIASLVLSVVLGFWLQALALRTPIGNTEPNVGEMVLLGTSFMTFGILIAALFLSTFFLVINRFRKNVYGRQGYLTMTLPVDSHQIILSKLLVSLVWYILAIITAIFSIGIVITLILMPSDKNALSQLQIIIQNLNWTTLFSRFIYGLIEIIANILLIYFSISVGQLFKDHRFLFAVLTYVGIGIVVGVLSAFLHLNSSEALSGLAFSLYPSPILSLINIILSFAYYFGTYFIMTKKLNLQ, encoded by the coding sequence ATGTTTAGAAAATTATTGAAACATGAATTCCAGTCCGTCGGAAAATGGTATCTGGGAATCTACATTGCCTCTTTAGTACTATCAGTAGTGTTGGGTTTTTGGCTCCAAGCTCTGGCTCTTCGAACACCGATTGGAAATACTGAACCCAATGTAGGTGAGATGGTCCTTCTTGGAACATCCTTTATGACCTTTGGTATTTTGATTGCAGCACTCTTTCTCTCAACATTCTTCCTAGTAATCAATCGTTTTAGAAAAAATGTCTATGGTCGCCAAGGTTACCTCACCATGACCCTACCCGTTGACAGCCATCAAATTATTCTAAGTAAGCTCTTGGTATCTCTTGTCTGGTACATCTTAGCAATTATTACAGCTATCTTTTCTATCGGAATCGTTATTACACTGATTCTGATGCCAAGTGATAAGAATGCTCTTTCCCAACTACAAATAATCATCCAGAATCTGAACTGGACAACGTTGTTCAGTCGATTTATCTATGGTTTGATTGAAATTATTGCCAATATCCTCTTGATTTACTTTTCTATATCTGTCGGTCAACTTTTCAAGGATCATCGTTTTCTCTTTGCTGTCTTGACGTATGTCGGAATTGGAATTGTTGTCGGAGTATTGAGTGCCTTTCTTCACTTGAACAGCTCAGAAGCACTTTCTGGACTAGCTTTCTCTCTCTACCCAAGTCCAATCTTGTCTTTGATAAATATTATCCTTTCTTTTGCCTACTACTTTGGAACCTATTTCATTATGACCAAGAAATTGAATCTACAATAA